GCGCGATCTGGTCGCCTATGTCGATGCCGCCCACAGCTGAATCACCGCGCCGGGTGGTTGTCACGGCCAGCGGATTCCTCCTCCCCCTGGGCCGGGACGAGGTCAGCCTCCTGGCCGGTCTGGACGCGCCCCACGGCCCCTTCGTGGCAGCCCTCCAGGACCCGGAAGTGGCGGTCTGTCCGGTTCCGGACTTCGACCTCAAAGCCTTCACCGGCCGCTTCAAGGACGCCCGCTACCTGACCCGTGGCCAACAACTTTGTCTGGCCGCGGCCATCCGCGCCGTGGAACGCTCCGGCCTGAACCCGACCGCCCTGAATCAAGCCGGGCTGTTCCTGGGCCTGGGGCCCAATCTCGAAGCCAGCCCCCGTACGGACAGAGCCCTGTGGCTCCTTGACTACCTGCCCAACACGGTCGCCGCCGCCATGGCCAAATTTTTGGGAGTGCACGGTGAAAACCTGACCATCCTGACGGCCTGCGCGGCCTCGACCCAGGCCTTGGGCCAGGCTTTCCGGGCCATCCGTCACGGTCTGGCCGACGTGGCCCTGGCCGGCGGCGGGGACTCGCGCCTGTCCGGCCCCGGCATCGCCGCCTACAAGCAGGCCGGTGTTCTGGCCTCGGGCTGGAGCCGGCCGGAATTGGCCTGCCGCCCCTTTGACCGCGCCCGCTCGGGCTTTGCCATCGGCGAGGGCGGGGCCATGTTCGTGCTTGAAAGTCTGGAGCACGCACGAAAGCGCGGGGCCGTCATCCTGGCCGAAATCACCGGCGCGGCCTCGTCCCTGGACGGTCACGCCCTGACCGGCCCGGACCCGGACGGCCGCGCCGCTCGCCAGGCCGTGGCCCGTTGCCAAAACGAACCCGGCGCGGTCATCGTCGCCCACGGCACGGGCACGGTCCTGAACGACGCCATCGAGGCCGAAGTCCTGGCCGCCAGCGCGCCCCTGGCCGTTGTCGCCTTCAAATCGCGCATCGGGCACCTAGCCGCGGCCTGCGGCGCGGCGGAACTGGCCCTGGCCCTGGCCTGCGCCAAACGCGGCCTGTTCCCGGCCATCGCCAATCTGAACGATCCGCAACGGCCGGACCTGCCCTTTCTGCGCCTCCCCACGCGGCTTGCGCCCAAAACCCTGCTCATCCAGAGTTTTGGGTTCGGCGGCCAGAATGCCTGCCTGGAGATCCGGCCATGGTAGGCGATTTCACGGCCCGCTTCGATCCGGCCCTGGCCCTGTGGCGCATCGAGGCCTGCT
The genomic region above belongs to Deltaproteobacteria bacterium and contains:
- a CDS encoding beta-ketoacyl-[acyl-carrier-protein] synthase family protein; amino-acid sequence: MPPTAESPRRVVVTASGFLLPLGRDEVSLLAGLDAPHGPFVAALQDPEVAVCPVPDFDLKAFTGRFKDARYLTRGQQLCLAAAIRAVERSGLNPTALNQAGLFLGLGPNLEASPRTDRALWLLDYLPNTVAAAMAKFLGVHGENLTILTACAASTQALGQAFRAIRHGLADVALAGGGDSRLSGPGIAAYKQAGVLASGWSRPELACRPFDRARSGFAIGEGGAMFVLESLEHARKRGAVILAEITGAASSLDGHALTGPDPDGRAARQAVARCQNEPGAVIVAHGTGTVLNDAIEAEVLAASAPLAVVAFKSRIGHLAAACGAAELALALACAKRGLFPAIANLNDPQRPDLPFLRLPTRLAPKTLLIQSFGFGGQNACLEIRPW